A portion of the Esox lucius isolate fEsoLuc1 chromosome 20, fEsoLuc1.pri, whole genome shotgun sequence genome contains these proteins:
- the med14 gene encoding mediator of RNA polymerase II transcription subunit 14 isoform X2: MAPVQIGSDGQLVPIGGATSATQPPPPGPPATQGVRLSLLIEFLLQRTYHEITLLGELLPRKTDMERKIEIVQFSSRTRQLFVRLLALVKWASNAGKVEKCAMISSFLDQQAFLFVDTADRLASLARDALVHARLPSFAIPFAIDVLTTGSYPRLPTCIRDKIIPPDPITKVEKQTTLNQLNQILRHRLVTTDLPPQLANLTVANGRVKFRVEGEFEATLTVMGDDPDIPWRLLKLEILVEDKETGDGRALVHSMQVNFIHELVQSRLFADEKPLQDMYSCLHSFCLSLQLEVLHSQTLMLVRERWGDLVQVERYMPAKCLTLGVWNQQVLGRRTGTASVHKVTIKIDESDGSKPLQISHEPPLPACDSKLVERAMRIDHLSVEKLLIDSVHARSHQKLQELKAILKSSNPSDSSFIETALPTLVIPILEPCGRSECLHIFVDLHSGMFQPMLYGIDQSMLDDIEKTINDDMKRIISWLQQLKFWLGEQRCRQSVKHLPTVCTDILHLSNSSTHPAGSLSKHKLFIRLTRLPQYYIIVEMLDVPGCPTELQYKYSFLSVSQLEGEEGPPCAQLLQHFKPNLEQLVMDNTSGRGARPGAKRKLSGDQGAVEPKKPKRSGEMAAFNKELAHLVAMCDTNMPFIGLRVELSQMEIPHQGVQVEGDGCSHTIRILKIPPCKGVGEETRRALERSLLDCTFRLQGRNNRTWVAELVLANCPLNSTHSKEQASTRHVYLTYENPLSEPVGGRKVVEMFLNDWSGVSQLYQCVLEFSRSLPEMPSYLGLFSEIRLYNYRKLVLCYGSTKGSSVTIQWNSSTQRFLLSLGTVGPNSGCSNCHNIILHQLQEMFNKTPTVVQLLQVLSDTQAPLNAINKLPTVPMLGLTQRTNTAYQCFSILPQSPTHIRLAFRNMYCIDIYCRSRGVVAIRDGAYSLFDNTKIVEGFYPAPGLKTFLNMFVDSSQDARRRSVNEDDNPPSPVGGDMMDSLLNQLQAQQPPQPMRGGPGGVYPPLTSPPTPYHPNVAPSPSMMPTPSPGALDPSSPYAMVSPSQRGQWPGSPQVSGPSPGARIHGMSPGNPSLHSPIPDASHSPRAGPSSGVMPPPRKLPQRSWAASIPTILSHNALHVLLLPSPTPCLVPGLAGSYLCSPLERFLGSVIMRRHLQRIIQLEPNLSIVNSNEPGVIMFKTEVLKCRVALNPKTYQTLQLKVTPENAGPWSQEELQVLEKFFETRVAGPPFKYNTLNAFTKLLGAPTNILRDCVRIMKLELFPDQATQLKWNVQFCLTIPPSAPPIAPPGTIAVVLKSKMLFFLQLTQRLPLPQEPVNIIVPIVYDMATGLTQQADIPRQHSSSGAAALMVSNILKRFNELHPARQGECTIFASVHELMANLNLPPVGRQ; the protein is encoded by the exons acttCCCAGGAAAACAGATATGGAAAG AAAAATCGAGATTGTCCAGTTTTCTAGTCGGACCCGGCAACTCTTCGTACGTCTCCTTGCCCTTGTGAAATGGGCAAGCAATGCTGGGAAGGTGGAAAAGTGTGCG ATGATCTCTAGCTTCCTCGACCAGCAGGCCTTCCTGTTTGTTGACACAGCTGACAGGCTAGCATCGCTTGCGAGGGATGCCCTCGTGCACGCCCGCTTGCCCAGCTTCGCCATCCCGTTCGCCATCGACGTCCTCACCACCGGGTCATATCCACGCCTGCCCACTTGTATTCGG gataAGATCATTCCCCCAGATCCCATCACTAAGGTGGAGAAGCAGACCACCCTGAACCAGCTCAATCAGATCCTGCGGCATCGCCTTGTCACCACAGACCTACCACCTCAGCTAGCGAACCTTACCGTGG CTAACGGGCGTGTGAAGTTCCGTGTGGAGGGGGAGTTTGAGGCTACTCTAACGGTGATGGGGGACGACCCTGATATTCCCTGGAGACTGTTAAAACTGGAGATACTGGTGGAGGATAAGGAGACTGGAG ATGGCCGAGCCCTGGTCCACAGTATGCAGGTGAACTTCATCCATGAGCTGGTGCAGTCACGCCTCTTTGCAGATGAGAAGCCGCTGCAGGACATGTACAGCTGCCTGC ACTCCTTCTGCTTGTCTCTGCAGCTAGAGGTGCTTCACTCGCAGACCCTCATGTTGGTCCGGGAGCGCTGGGGAGACCTGGTGCAGGTGGAGCGCTATATGCCTGCCAAGTGCCTCACGCTGGGCGTCTGGAA TCAGCAGGTCCTGGGAAGGAGGACAGGCACCGCGTCAGTCCACAAAGTCACTATCAAGATTGACGAATCGGACGGCTCCAAGCCTCTGCAGATCTCCCATGAGCCTCCGCTGCCGGCCTGTGACTCGAAACTAGTGGAGAGAGCCATGAGG ATCGACCACTTGTCAGTGGAGAAGCTTCTGATTGACAGTGTGCACGCCCGCTCACACCAGAAGTTACAGGAGCTGAAAGCCATCCTGAAGAGCAGCAACCCCAGTGACAGCT CGTTCATAGAGACGGCTCTGCCCACCTTGGTGATACCCATCCTGGAGCCTTGTGGACGGTCTGAGTGCCTGCACATCTTTGTAGACCTGCACTCCGGGATGTTCCAGCCCATGCTGTATGGGATCG ATCAATCCATGCTGGATGACATCGAGAAGACCATCAACGACGACATGAAGCGCATCATATCCTGGCTTCAGCAGCTTAA GTTTTGGTTAGGAGAGCAGAGGTGTCGACAGTCGGTGAAACATCTCCCCACTGTTTGTACAGACATACTACACCTCTCCAACTCCTCCACCCATCCTGCGGGCAGCCTATCAAAACACAAGCTCTTCATCCGGCTGACCCGCCTGCCACAGTACTACATT ATAGTGGAGATGCTGGATGTACCCGGCTGTCCCACCGAGCTGCAGTACAAGTACTCCTTCCTGTCCGTGTCTCAGTTGGAGGGTGAGGAGGGCCCTCCGTGTGCCCAGCTCTTGCAGCACTTCAAGCCCAATCTGGAGCAACTGGTCATGGACAACACCTCTGGCCGAGGGGCCCGTCCCGGAGCTAAGAGAAAA TTGTCAGGGGACCAGGGAGCTGTGGAGCCCAAGAAGCCCAAGCGCTCTGGGGAGATGGCGGCCTTCAACAAGGAGCTAGCTCATCTGGTTGCCATGTGTGACACTAACATGCCTTTCATAGGCCTTAGAGTGGag ttATCTCAGATGGAGATTCCGCACCAAGGTGTCCAGGTGGAAGGAGACGGCTGCAGTCACACCATCCGCATCCTGAA GATCCCTCCATGTAAGGGTGTAGGGGAGGAGACGCGACGGGCTCTGGAGCGCTCCCTGCTGGACTGCACCTTCCGCCTGCAGGGGCGGAACAACCGCACCTGGGTGGCGGAGCTGGTTCTGGCCAACTGCCCGCTTAATAGCACGCACAGCAAAGaacaag CCTCCACTCGCCACGTGTACCTGACCTATGAGAACCCTCTCTCGGAGCCTGTGGGTGGGAGGAAGGTGGTGGAGATGTTCCTCAACGACTGGAGCGGCGTCAGCCAGCTGTACCAGTGTGTCCTGGAATTCTCCCGGTCCCTACCGGAGATGCCGTCCTACTTGGGTCTGTTCAGCGAGATCCGCCTGTATAACTATCGCAAACTGGTCCTGTGCTACGGCAGCACCAAGGGCAGCTCG GTGACCATCCAGTGGAACAGCAGTACTCAGAGGTTCCTTCTGTCTCTCGGGACTGTGGGCCCCAACTCGGGCTGTAGTAACTGCCACAACATCATACTGCATCAGCTACAGGAGATGTTCAACAAGACCCCGACCGTGGTCCAACTACTGCAG GTTCTGTCAGACACCCAGGCTCCCCTGAATGCCATCAACAAGCTGCCCACGGTGCCCATGCTGGGGCTGACGCAGCGCACCAACACAGCCTACCAGTGCTTCTCCATCCTCCCCCAGTCACCCACCCACATCCGCCTGGCCTTCCGCAACATGTACTGCATAGACATCTACTGTCGCAGCCGCGGTGTTGTTGCCATAAGAGACGGCGCCTACAGCCTCTTCGACAACACCAAGATCGTGGAGGGCTTCTATCCTGCCCCGGGACTCAAG aCGTTCCTCAACATGTTTGTTGACAGTAGCCAAGATGCTCGACGACGCTCGGTCAACGAGGACGACAACCCACCCTCGCCAGTTGGAGGCGACATGATGGACAGCCTATTGAACCAACTACAGGCCCAGCAGCCTCCGCAGCCAATGAGGGGGGGTCCTGGGGGCGTGTACCCTCCCCTCAcgtccccccccaccccttacCATCCCAACGTGGCGCCCTCGCCATCCATGATGCCCACACCGTCCCCAG GTGCTCTTGACCCCAGTTCCCCCTACGCCATGGTGTCTCCCAGTCAGAGGGGCCAGTGGCCAGGCTCTCCCCAGGTCTCAGGGCCCTCTCCTGGGGCCCGCATCCACGGCATGTCCCCGGGAAACCCCTCACTCCACTCGCCCATCCCTGATGCCTCACACTCGCCACGCGCCGGTCCCA GTTCTGGCGTTATGCCCCCGCCCCGTAAGCTACCTCAGCGCTCCTGGGCTGCCTCCATCCCCACAATCCTCAGCCACAACGCCCTGCACGTGTTGCTGCTGCCCTCCCCCACGCCCTGCCTGGTTCCGGGGCTGGCGGGCAGTTACCTCTGCTCTCCGCTGGAGCGCTTCCTGGGTTCGGTGATCATGAGACGCCACCTGCAGCGGATCATCCAGCTGGAGCCCAAT CTGTCCATAGTGAACTCTAACGAGCCGGGGGTGATCATGTTTAAGACGGAGGTTTTGAAATGTCGCGTGGCACTGAACCCTAAGACATACCAGACCCTGCAGCTCAAAGTTACCCCAGAGAACGCAGGGCCCTGGTCACAGGAGGAGTTGCAGGTCCTGGAGAAGTTCTTTGAGACCCGG gTGGCCGGCCCTCCCTTCAAATACAACACATTAAATGCCTTCACCAAACTGCTTGGGGCTCCCACCAACATTCTCAGGGACTGTGTCCGCATTATGAAGCTTGAGCTG TTCCCTGACCAGGCCACCCAGCTGAAGTGGAACGTCCAGTTCTGTTTGACCATCCCCCCCAGCGCCCCTCCCATCGCGCCCCCAGGGACCATCGCCGTGGTGCTCAAGTCCAAGATGCTCTTCTTT CTTCAGCTGACCCAGAGGCTACCACTGCCCCAGGAGCCTGTGAACATCATCGTCCCCATTGTGTACGACATGGCCACGGGCCTGACCCAGCAGGCCGACATCCCCAGGCAGCACTCCTCTTCGGGTGCAGCGGCACTCATGGTCTCCAATATACTGAAGAGGTTCAACGAACTGCACCCCGCGCGACAGG GTGAGTGCACGATCTTTGCATCTGTCCACGAACTCATGGCCAACCTCAACCTGCCCCCTGTTGGTCGCCAGTAG
- the med14 gene encoding mediator of RNA polymerase II transcription subunit 14 isoform X1, giving the protein MAPVQIGSDGQLVPIGGATSATQPPPPGPPATQGVRLSLLIEFLLQRTYHEITLLGELLPRKTDMERKIEIVQFSSRTRQLFVRLLALVKWASNAGKVEKCAMISSFLDQQAFLFVDTADRLASLARDALVHARLPSFAIPFAIDVLTTGSYPRLPTCIRDKIIPPDPITKVEKQTTLNQLNQILRHRLVTTDLPPQLANLTVANGRVKFRVEGEFEATLTVMGDDPDIPWRLLKLEILVEDKETGDGRALVHSMQVNFIHELVQSRLFADEKPLQDMYSCLHSFCLSLQLEVLHSQTLMLVRERWGDLVQVERYMPAKCLTLGVWNQQVLGRRTGTASVHKVTIKIDESDGSKPLQISHEPPLPACDSKLVERAMRIDHLSVEKLLIDSVHARSHQKLQELKAILKSSNPSDSSFIETALPTLVIPILEPCGRSECLHIFVDLHSGMFQPMLYGIDQSMLDDIEKTINDDMKRIISWLQQLKFWLGEQRCRQSVKHLPTVCTDILHLSNSSTHPAGSLSKHKLFIRLTRLPQYYIIVEMLDVPGCPTELQYKYSFLSVSQLEGEEGPPCAQLLQHFKPNLEQLVMDNTSGRGARPGAKRKLSGDQGAVEPKKPKRSGEMAAFNKELAHLVAMCDTNMPFIGLRVELSQMEIPHQGVQVEGDGCSHTIRILKIPPCKGVGEETRRALERSLLDCTFRLQGRNNRTWVAELVLANCPLNSTHSKEQASTRHVYLTYENPLSEPVGGRKVVEMFLNDWSGVSQLYQCVLEFSRSLPEMPSYLGLFSEIRLYNYRKLVLCYGSTKGSSVTIQWNSSTQRFLLSLGTVGPNSGCSNCHNIILHQLQEMFNKTPTVVQLLQVLSDTQAPLNAINKLPTVPMLGLTQRTNTAYQCFSILPQSPTHIRLAFRNMYCIDIYCRSRGVVAIRDGAYSLFDNTKIVEGFYPAPGLKTFLNMFVDSSQDARRRSVNEDDNPPSPVGGDMMDSLLNQLQAQQPPQPMRGGPGGVYPPLTSPPTPYHPNVAPSPSMMPTPSPGTIHASGSPSGVLRAPSPFGPTPSPSSLGIAMGPASFASPHGALDPSSPYAMVSPSQRGQWPGSPQVSGPSPGARIHGMSPGNPSLHSPIPDASHSPRAGPSSGVMPPPRKLPQRSWAASIPTILSHNALHVLLLPSPTPCLVPGLAGSYLCSPLERFLGSVIMRRHLQRIIQLEPNLSIVNSNEPGVIMFKTEVLKCRVALNPKTYQTLQLKVTPENAGPWSQEELQVLEKFFETRVAGPPFKYNTLNAFTKLLGAPTNILRDCVRIMKLELFPDQATQLKWNVQFCLTIPPSAPPIAPPGTIAVVLKSKMLFFLQLTQRLPLPQEPVNIIVPIVYDMATGLTQQADIPRQHSSSGAAALMVSNILKRFNELHPARQGECTIFASVHELMANLNLPPVGRQ; this is encoded by the exons acttCCCAGGAAAACAGATATGGAAAG AAAAATCGAGATTGTCCAGTTTTCTAGTCGGACCCGGCAACTCTTCGTACGTCTCCTTGCCCTTGTGAAATGGGCAAGCAATGCTGGGAAGGTGGAAAAGTGTGCG ATGATCTCTAGCTTCCTCGACCAGCAGGCCTTCCTGTTTGTTGACACAGCTGACAGGCTAGCATCGCTTGCGAGGGATGCCCTCGTGCACGCCCGCTTGCCCAGCTTCGCCATCCCGTTCGCCATCGACGTCCTCACCACCGGGTCATATCCACGCCTGCCCACTTGTATTCGG gataAGATCATTCCCCCAGATCCCATCACTAAGGTGGAGAAGCAGACCACCCTGAACCAGCTCAATCAGATCCTGCGGCATCGCCTTGTCACCACAGACCTACCACCTCAGCTAGCGAACCTTACCGTGG CTAACGGGCGTGTGAAGTTCCGTGTGGAGGGGGAGTTTGAGGCTACTCTAACGGTGATGGGGGACGACCCTGATATTCCCTGGAGACTGTTAAAACTGGAGATACTGGTGGAGGATAAGGAGACTGGAG ATGGCCGAGCCCTGGTCCACAGTATGCAGGTGAACTTCATCCATGAGCTGGTGCAGTCACGCCTCTTTGCAGATGAGAAGCCGCTGCAGGACATGTACAGCTGCCTGC ACTCCTTCTGCTTGTCTCTGCAGCTAGAGGTGCTTCACTCGCAGACCCTCATGTTGGTCCGGGAGCGCTGGGGAGACCTGGTGCAGGTGGAGCGCTATATGCCTGCCAAGTGCCTCACGCTGGGCGTCTGGAA TCAGCAGGTCCTGGGAAGGAGGACAGGCACCGCGTCAGTCCACAAAGTCACTATCAAGATTGACGAATCGGACGGCTCCAAGCCTCTGCAGATCTCCCATGAGCCTCCGCTGCCGGCCTGTGACTCGAAACTAGTGGAGAGAGCCATGAGG ATCGACCACTTGTCAGTGGAGAAGCTTCTGATTGACAGTGTGCACGCCCGCTCACACCAGAAGTTACAGGAGCTGAAAGCCATCCTGAAGAGCAGCAACCCCAGTGACAGCT CGTTCATAGAGACGGCTCTGCCCACCTTGGTGATACCCATCCTGGAGCCTTGTGGACGGTCTGAGTGCCTGCACATCTTTGTAGACCTGCACTCCGGGATGTTCCAGCCCATGCTGTATGGGATCG ATCAATCCATGCTGGATGACATCGAGAAGACCATCAACGACGACATGAAGCGCATCATATCCTGGCTTCAGCAGCTTAA GTTTTGGTTAGGAGAGCAGAGGTGTCGACAGTCGGTGAAACATCTCCCCACTGTTTGTACAGACATACTACACCTCTCCAACTCCTCCACCCATCCTGCGGGCAGCCTATCAAAACACAAGCTCTTCATCCGGCTGACCCGCCTGCCACAGTACTACATT ATAGTGGAGATGCTGGATGTACCCGGCTGTCCCACCGAGCTGCAGTACAAGTACTCCTTCCTGTCCGTGTCTCAGTTGGAGGGTGAGGAGGGCCCTCCGTGTGCCCAGCTCTTGCAGCACTTCAAGCCCAATCTGGAGCAACTGGTCATGGACAACACCTCTGGCCGAGGGGCCCGTCCCGGAGCTAAGAGAAAA TTGTCAGGGGACCAGGGAGCTGTGGAGCCCAAGAAGCCCAAGCGCTCTGGGGAGATGGCGGCCTTCAACAAGGAGCTAGCTCATCTGGTTGCCATGTGTGACACTAACATGCCTTTCATAGGCCTTAGAGTGGag ttATCTCAGATGGAGATTCCGCACCAAGGTGTCCAGGTGGAAGGAGACGGCTGCAGTCACACCATCCGCATCCTGAA GATCCCTCCATGTAAGGGTGTAGGGGAGGAGACGCGACGGGCTCTGGAGCGCTCCCTGCTGGACTGCACCTTCCGCCTGCAGGGGCGGAACAACCGCACCTGGGTGGCGGAGCTGGTTCTGGCCAACTGCCCGCTTAATAGCACGCACAGCAAAGaacaag CCTCCACTCGCCACGTGTACCTGACCTATGAGAACCCTCTCTCGGAGCCTGTGGGTGGGAGGAAGGTGGTGGAGATGTTCCTCAACGACTGGAGCGGCGTCAGCCAGCTGTACCAGTGTGTCCTGGAATTCTCCCGGTCCCTACCGGAGATGCCGTCCTACTTGGGTCTGTTCAGCGAGATCCGCCTGTATAACTATCGCAAACTGGTCCTGTGCTACGGCAGCACCAAGGGCAGCTCG GTGACCATCCAGTGGAACAGCAGTACTCAGAGGTTCCTTCTGTCTCTCGGGACTGTGGGCCCCAACTCGGGCTGTAGTAACTGCCACAACATCATACTGCATCAGCTACAGGAGATGTTCAACAAGACCCCGACCGTGGTCCAACTACTGCAG GTTCTGTCAGACACCCAGGCTCCCCTGAATGCCATCAACAAGCTGCCCACGGTGCCCATGCTGGGGCTGACGCAGCGCACCAACACAGCCTACCAGTGCTTCTCCATCCTCCCCCAGTCACCCACCCACATCCGCCTGGCCTTCCGCAACATGTACTGCATAGACATCTACTGTCGCAGCCGCGGTGTTGTTGCCATAAGAGACGGCGCCTACAGCCTCTTCGACAACACCAAGATCGTGGAGGGCTTCTATCCTGCCCCGGGACTCAAG aCGTTCCTCAACATGTTTGTTGACAGTAGCCAAGATGCTCGACGACGCTCGGTCAACGAGGACGACAACCCACCCTCGCCAGTTGGAGGCGACATGATGGACAGCCTATTGAACCAACTACAGGCCCAGCAGCCTCCGCAGCCAATGAGGGGGGGTCCTGGGGGCGTGTACCCTCCCCTCAcgtccccccccaccccttacCATCCCAACGTGGCGCCCTCGCCATCCATGATGCCCACACCGTCCCCAG GGACCATCCATGCGTCGGGCTCCCCTAGCGGAGTGTTGAGAGCCCCCTCGCCTTTTGGGCCCACCCCGTCTCCATCCTCTCTTGGCATAGCTATGGGCCCCGCCAGCTTTGCCAGCCCGCATG GTGCTCTTGACCCCAGTTCCCCCTACGCCATGGTGTCTCCCAGTCAGAGGGGCCAGTGGCCAGGCTCTCCCCAGGTCTCAGGGCCCTCTCCTGGGGCCCGCATCCACGGCATGTCCCCGGGAAACCCCTCACTCCACTCGCCCATCCCTGATGCCTCACACTCGCCACGCGCCGGTCCCA GTTCTGGCGTTATGCCCCCGCCCCGTAAGCTACCTCAGCGCTCCTGGGCTGCCTCCATCCCCACAATCCTCAGCCACAACGCCCTGCACGTGTTGCTGCTGCCCTCCCCCACGCCCTGCCTGGTTCCGGGGCTGGCGGGCAGTTACCTCTGCTCTCCGCTGGAGCGCTTCCTGGGTTCGGTGATCATGAGACGCCACCTGCAGCGGATCATCCAGCTGGAGCCCAAT CTGTCCATAGTGAACTCTAACGAGCCGGGGGTGATCATGTTTAAGACGGAGGTTTTGAAATGTCGCGTGGCACTGAACCCTAAGACATACCAGACCCTGCAGCTCAAAGTTACCCCAGAGAACGCAGGGCCCTGGTCACAGGAGGAGTTGCAGGTCCTGGAGAAGTTCTTTGAGACCCGG gTGGCCGGCCCTCCCTTCAAATACAACACATTAAATGCCTTCACCAAACTGCTTGGGGCTCCCACCAACATTCTCAGGGACTGTGTCCGCATTATGAAGCTTGAGCTG TTCCCTGACCAGGCCACCCAGCTGAAGTGGAACGTCCAGTTCTGTTTGACCATCCCCCCCAGCGCCCCTCCCATCGCGCCCCCAGGGACCATCGCCGTGGTGCTCAAGTCCAAGATGCTCTTCTTT CTTCAGCTGACCCAGAGGCTACCACTGCCCCAGGAGCCTGTGAACATCATCGTCCCCATTGTGTACGACATGGCCACGGGCCTGACCCAGCAGGCCGACATCCCCAGGCAGCACTCCTCTTCGGGTGCAGCGGCACTCATGGTCTCCAATATACTGAAGAGGTTCAACGAACTGCACCCCGCGCGACAGG GTGAGTGCACGATCTTTGCATCTGTCCACGAACTCATGGCCAACCTCAACCTGCCCCCTGTTGGTCGCCAGTAG